The Vallitalea okinawensis genome window below encodes:
- a CDS encoding peptidoglycan D,D-transpeptidase FtsI family protein, translating to MEVKNIRMRLFVLLLVFTLSCGFLLYQVGFIIYAYGEEYGKQVVNQTMSIDHSIPPMRGSILDRNNNLLAYSTKVYHVILDPFIMYTYEDAKIIESINNLSELTGVSGNELQALLENNPSSRYKIIKKSITLEESEELRTSINEGKIVGVWLEETTDRVYPNDQLAAHIIGFEGGETGHWGVEETYDEWLQGAAGRQLMVASPNGMIVEEYIPSVDGNNLILTIDETIQHFSEEVLYRYVEEQQPLQAGIIIMDPHTGEILTMANYPSYNLNDTDDIMGYYGEVPYKELSYEEQNQLLYSVWRNFNVSDSFEPGSTYKPLTYAIALEENLINMDTTFYCPGQKYVAGIPIGCWKDAGHGELTVKEALAESCNVAVMEIAQLLDPDIYYNYQQAFGIGQLTDIDLIGEFSSAPLVYTPSTLGPTEMATTSFGQGFNVTPIQLITANAAVINGGYLYEPHVVKQIVNEAGVVIEDVEPTVVRKVISEETSDKVSTAMEDVVEFGTAKEAQIEGYDIAGKTGTAQKGDRDVENYTVSFLSYAPADDPEVIMLVVLDEPKDQIELGSRLPVQISKEIYEYILPYMGVYPKMTTTN from the coding sequence ATGGAAGTTAAGAATATTAGAATGCGTTTATTTGTACTTCTTTTAGTATTTACACTATCGTGTGGATTTCTTCTCTACCAAGTAGGTTTTATTATTTATGCCTATGGAGAAGAATATGGTAAACAAGTTGTTAATCAAACTATGAGTATTGATCATAGCATCCCCCCGATGCGTGGGTCCATACTTGATAGGAATAACAATCTATTAGCCTATAGCACAAAAGTATATCATGTTATCTTAGATCCCTTTATTATGTATACATATGAAGATGCCAAGATAATAGAATCAATCAATAATTTAAGTGAGTTAACTGGGGTCTCTGGGAATGAACTTCAAGCCTTATTGGAGAACAACCCCAGTAGTCGATATAAGATTATTAAGAAAAGTATTACTTTAGAAGAATCTGAAGAGCTTCGCACATCTATTAATGAAGGTAAGATTGTTGGTGTTTGGTTAGAGGAGACCACAGATAGAGTTTACCCAAATGATCAATTGGCAGCTCATATCATAGGATTTGAGGGTGGAGAAACTGGTCACTGGGGTGTTGAGGAAACTTATGATGAATGGCTTCAAGGGGCAGCAGGTCGCCAACTTATGGTAGCTAGTCCAAATGGAATGATTGTTGAGGAATACATACCTTCAGTTGATGGTAATAATTTAATTCTTACGATTGATGAAACCATACAACATTTTTCTGAAGAGGTTCTCTATCGTTATGTAGAAGAACAACAACCTCTACAAGCGGGAATCATCATTATGGATCCACATACGGGTGAAATTTTAACCATGGCTAACTATCCCTCTTATAATCTGAATGATACGGATGATATCATGGGTTATTATGGTGAAGTACCTTATAAAGAATTATCCTATGAAGAACAAAATCAATTACTCTATAGCGTTTGGCGGAATTTTAACGTATCCGATTCATTTGAGCCTGGCTCAACCTATAAACCACTGACTTATGCTATCGCTTTAGAAGAGAATTTAATTAATATGGACACTACATTTTATTGTCCAGGCCAAAAATATGTGGCAGGTATACCTATTGGTTGCTGGAAAGATGCTGGGCACGGTGAACTAACCGTTAAAGAAGCATTAGCTGAATCTTGTAATGTGGCCGTTATGGAGATTGCCCAGTTATTAGATCCTGATATTTATTATAACTATCAGCAAGCCTTTGGTATTGGTCAACTTACAGATATTGATTTGATAGGTGAGTTTTCAAGCGCACCTTTGGTTTATACACCAAGTACTTTAGGTCCGACAGAGATGGCTACAACGTCTTTTGGGCAAGGGTTTAACGTAACTCCTATTCAGTTAATAACTGCAAATGCCGCAGTTATTAATGGCGGTTACCTTTATGAACCCCATGTCGTCAAGCAAATTGTTAATGAGGCAGGTGTGGTCATTGAGGATGTAGAGCCAACAGTAGTAAGAAAAGTCATTTCAGAAGAAACCTCTGATAAAGTAAGTACTGCAATGGAAGACGTTGTTGAATTTGGTACTGCAAAAGAGGCGCAGATAGAAGGGTATGATATTGCTGGTAAAACAGGTACAGCTCAAAAAGGTGATCGTGATGTAGAAAACTATACAGTTAGTTTTTTAAGTTATGCTCCAGCTGATGATCCAGAAGTTATCATGCTAGTTGTTTTAGATGAACCAAAAGATCAGATTGAACTTGGAAGTAGACTTCCAGTACAAATTTCGAAAGAAATATATGAGTACATACTACCCTATATGGGTGTTTACCCAAAAATGACGACTACAAACTAA
- a CDS encoding UDP-N-acetylmuramoyl-tripeptide--D-alanyl-D-alanine ligase: MKALTLAQIIKFVNGQIISSINNNELNTILIEEICTDSRKATENSLFIPILGERFDGHDYIDAAAVNGCKVFLCHQDLRPSKGRIYIKVEDTKKALRDLAEEYIKLFDIKVIGVTGSVGKTTCKDMIAASLSGKYNVLKTLGNFNNDIGLPLTVFNIEEHHDIAVLEMGMNHFGEIELLSKIARPDYAVITNIGVSHIENLGSRDGICKAKCEIFTYAKENGKVIINNDDDYHETIIRKAMKKNMKTITIGINQDADYKGTDITSYLIRENHGIISKLHTQVVYNQGEFEVILGCLGKHLVYNLLPGIAIAFDLGLSLDEIIAGLKSYIPTEKRLNAYKCGKNITIIDDVYNASPDSMKAALKTLDELETIGRKIAFLGDMLEMGDFAKKGHREVGEQAASLCLDYIIAIGDNATYIQESYQEKKDNIIYFENTKQAIAAIDNIIEENDTILLKASRGMHFEEIIEKIKEVTR; encoded by the coding sequence ATGAAGGCATTAACCTTAGCACAGATTATTAAATTTGTAAATGGTCAAATAATTAGTAGCATAAATAACAATGAGTTAAATACAATATTAATAGAAGAAATTTGTACAGATTCTCGTAAAGCGACTGAAAATAGTTTGTTTATACCTATACTAGGGGAGCGTTTTGATGGACACGACTATATTGATGCTGCAGCTGTCAATGGTTGCAAGGTGTTCCTGTGTCATCAAGATCTGAGACCATCAAAAGGAAGAATCTATATAAAGGTAGAAGATACAAAAAAAGCACTACGGGATCTAGCAGAAGAGTACATTAAGCTTTTTGACATCAAGGTAATAGGTGTTACTGGCAGTGTTGGCAAAACTACATGCAAAGATATGATAGCTGCCAGTTTGAGTGGTAAGTACAATGTACTAAAGACGTTAGGTAATTTCAATAATGATATTGGTTTACCTTTGACAGTATTTAATATTGAAGAACATCATGATATAGCTGTTTTAGAAATGGGAATGAATCATTTTGGCGAAATTGAATTGCTCAGTAAAATAGCACGTCCTGACTATGCAGTTATTACAAATATTGGTGTTTCTCATATTGAAAATCTTGGTAGTCGTGACGGGATTTGCAAGGCTAAATGTGAAATATTCACCTATGCAAAAGAAAATGGTAAGGTTATTATCAATAATGACGATGATTATCATGAGACCATTATCAGAAAAGCTATGAAAAAGAATATGAAGACTATCACAATTGGTATTAATCAAGATGCTGATTATAAGGGAACAGATATTACTTCTTATCTTATTCGAGAAAATCATGGTATAATATCTAAGTTACATACTCAAGTTGTATATAACCAAGGAGAATTTGAAGTAATCTTAGGTTGCTTAGGTAAACATTTAGTATATAACTTACTACCAGGTATAGCCATTGCATTTGATTTAGGTCTATCCCTTGATGAGATTATAGCAGGATTGAAGTCTTATATCCCCACAGAAAAGCGTTTAAATGCCTATAAATGTGGGAAAAATATAACCATTATTGACGATGTATATAACGCAAGTCCAGATAGTATGAAAGCAGCATTAAAAACGTTAGACGAATTAGAAACAATAGGACGAAAGATAGCATTCTTAGGTGATATGCTCGAAATGGGTGACTTTGCGAAGAAGGGTCATCGGGAAGTGGGAGAGCAAGCAGCTTCTCTTTGCTTAGATTATATTATAGCAATTGGAGATAACGCTACATATATTCAAGAAAGCTATCAAGAGAAAAAAGATAATATAATCTATTTTGAAAATACAAAGCAAGCAATTGCTGCTATCGATAACATAATTGAAGAAAACGACACGATACTTTTAAAAGCATCAAGAGGTATGCATTTCGAGGAAATAATTGAAAAGATAAAAGAGGTGACAAGATGA
- a CDS encoding UDP-N-acetylmuramoyl-L-alanyl-D-glutamate--2,6-diaminopimelate ligase translates to MKLAQLFEGVQYKCLQGSMEADVTNLAYDNRRIKEKGLFACIKGLTVDGHDFANQAIQAGATALMVQKPIDGISEDITIVHVDEQETGKAMAIIANKFYHEPSKELNMIGITGTNGKTTTTNLVAKIVEMMGEKPGVIGTIENRIGNKRVEAIHTTPQAFELQHLLRDMKNESVDVVSMEVSSHALDLHRVYGTHYNVGVFTNLTLDHLDYHHTMENYLNAKAMLFKMCDKGLFNIDDPHVELLMKDATCKKYTFGIDNDADFKAENVKMSAEGISYTLRYLDEAIEINMAIPGKFSVYNSLAAAGSCYLAGMSWVDIQKGLNAVEGVRGRFETVKSKDGFYAIIDYAHTPDALKNVLETIKEFATNEIITVFGCGGDRDGSKRPVMGEIAGRYSTYCVVTSDNPRTEDPDKIVDQIEPGVIKTGCRYAKIVDRKEGITHALKRAKKSDIILIAGKGHEDYQIIGKTKIHFDDVEVVRDFLEAQ, encoded by the coding sequence ATGAAGTTAGCACAACTGTTTGAAGGTGTACAATATAAATGCCTACAAGGCAGCATGGAGGCTGATGTAACTAATTTAGCATATGATAATCGTCGAATAAAAGAAAAAGGTTTGTTTGCTTGTATAAAAGGATTAACTGTAGATGGACATGATTTCGCAAATCAAGCTATACAAGCTGGAGCAACAGCACTCATGGTTCAAAAGCCTATAGATGGTATTTCAGAAGATATTACAATTGTTCATGTTGATGAGCAAGAAACAGGTAAGGCTATGGCAATTATAGCCAATAAATTTTATCATGAACCATCCAAAGAACTGAATATGATAGGTATAACAGGCACAAATGGCAAGACAACAACCACTAATCTCGTAGCTAAGATTGTTGAGATGATGGGAGAAAAGCCTGGTGTAATAGGTACAATAGAAAATAGAATTGGTAATAAAAGAGTAGAAGCCATACATACTACTCCACAAGCTTTTGAACTACAACATTTATTACGTGACATGAAAAATGAAAGTGTTGATGTTGTTTCTATGGAAGTTTCATCACATGCCCTTGATTTACACAGAGTATACGGGACCCATTATAATGTTGGTGTTTTCACAAATTTAACATTAGACCATTTAGATTATCATCATACAATGGAAAATTATTTAAATGCTAAAGCAATGTTATTCAAAATGTGTGATAAGGGTTTATTCAACATTGATGATCCTCATGTAGAGCTATTGATGAAGGACGCAACATGTAAAAAATATACCTTTGGTATCGACAATGATGCTGACTTTAAAGCTGAAAATGTTAAAATGTCTGCAGAAGGTATCAGTTATACATTAAGATATCTTGATGAGGCTATTGAGATTAACATGGCTATACCAGGAAAGTTTTCTGTTTATAACTCTTTGGCAGCTGCAGGTTCTTGTTATTTAGCTGGAATGTCTTGGGTAGATATTCAAAAAGGATTAAATGCTGTAGAAGGAGTTAGAGGCAGATTTGAGACTGTTAAGTCAAAGGATGGTTTCTATGCTATAATCGATTATGCTCATACACCGGATGCATTAAAAAATGTCCTGGAAACTATAAAAGAGTTCGCTACTAATGAGATAATAACAGTTTTTGGCTGTGGTGGTGATCGAGATGGTAGTAAACGACCCGTTATGGGCGAAATTGCGGGTAGGTATTCAACATATTGTGTTGTTACCTCAGATAACCCTCGTACAGAAGACCCAGATAAAATCGTCGATCAAATAGAACCTGGTGTTATTAAGACTGGATGCCGTTATGCTAAGATTGTAGATCGTAAAGAAGGTATAACTCATGCTTTAAAAAGAGCTAAAAAAAGTGACATTATATTAATAGCTGGGAAGGGTCATGAAGATTATCAAATAATCGGAAAGACAAAAATCCATTTTGATGATGTTGAAGTGGTAAGAGATTTTTTGGAGGCACAATAA
- the mraY gene encoding phospho-N-acetylmuramoyl-pentapeptide-transferase gives MINTLIFPAIAAFIIHIILCPIFIPLLKRLNFGQYIRDDGPQAHLKKAGTPTMGGIVILISFVLASLLFIGSSPEIIPILVATVGFGIIGFLDDFIKVVMKRSLGLKAMQKILAQILVTAIFGYLLLNYTDVSTEVIVPFTGISFDLGVWFIPFLFIVMIGTTNSVNLTDGLDGLASGITVLVATFFAVVSWGEQSGVVPITAAAVGSLLGFLLFNTYPAKVFMGDTGSLALGGFVAATAFMLNMPLFLLIVGLIYVLEALSVIIQVGYYKMTKKRIFRMAPLHHHYELGGWPESRVVAVFCIITAILCLVGLLAL, from the coding sequence ATGATCAATACACTGATTTTTCCTGCAATCGCAGCATTCATCATACATATCATCTTATGTCCAATTTTTATTCCTTTATTGAAAAGATTAAACTTTGGACAATATATTAGAGATGATGGACCACAAGCACATTTAAAAAAGGCAGGAACGCCAACAATGGGTGGGATTGTTATTTTAATAAGTTTTGTATTAGCATCCCTGTTATTTATTGGCTCTAGTCCTGAAATAATTCCAATATTAGTAGCAACAGTTGGCTTTGGTATTATTGGATTCTTGGATGATTTTATAAAGGTTGTTATGAAACGTTCTTTAGGACTTAAAGCAATGCAAAAAATACTGGCACAGATATTGGTGACAGCTATCTTTGGCTATTTGCTACTCAACTATACAGATGTTAGTACGGAAGTTATTGTTCCATTTACTGGGATCTCATTTGATTTAGGCGTATGGTTTATTCCATTCTTATTTATCGTTATGATTGGAACAACCAACAGTGTTAATCTAACAGATGGTCTAGATGGTCTTGCTTCAGGAATTACTGTTCTAGTTGCTACTTTCTTTGCAGTAGTAAGTTGGGGGGAACAAAGTGGAGTAGTTCCAATTACTGCAGCAGCGGTGGGGAGTTTACTTGGGTTTTTATTATTTAACACCTATCCAGCTAAAGTGTTTATGGGTGATACAGGTTCATTGGCACTTGGCGGATTTGTAGCAGCCACTGCTTTTATGCTGAACATGCCATTATTCTTATTGATAGTAGGTTTAATTTATGTATTAGAGGCACTATCTGTCATCATTCAGGTAGGGTATTATAAAATGACAAAAAAACGTATCTTTAGAATGGCACCTTTACACCATCACTATGAATTAGGTGGTTGGCCAGAGTCTAGAGTAGTAGCAGTTTTTTGTATCATTACTGCTATTCTTTGCTTGGTAGGTTTACTAGCTTTATAG
- a CDS encoding penicillin-binding transpeptidase domain-containing protein produces the protein MQKVMLQNKKRLLFFLCIFTFMIIGLIGRIAYLQIFKGDYLKLLADELHMRERDIQPKRGTIYDRNGVPLAESASVATISVIHNQIDDPEEVARILSEKLDMDYDTVLEKVNRNLALERIKTGVDIEIANAIRAENLSGVMIDEDYKRYYPFSNMASQVLGFVGKDNQGIIGLEVKYDKYLYGIKGKILTETDARGIEIENTADKRIDPIPGNELYISIDVIIQQYAEQLLEKVLDQKEATRGTLIVMNPQNGEIYALANKPDFDLNEPFTINDPELEAIWSGLTNEQQFDYLNKMWRNFAINDTYEPGSTFKIVTASSAIEEGVVALDDTFSCPGFRIVADRRIRCHKAGGHGTQTFIEGVQNSCNPVFMDLGERLGPETFYDYMVGFGFNEKTGIDVPGEAVGIMHDVKNVGPVELATTSFGQSFQITPMQLLRAGAAIVNGGELITPHFGTAIATPEGEVVKVLEYPTEDSPISEATSKTMTNILESVVAEGTGRRTYLPGYKIGGKTATSEKLPRSSNKYISSFLGFAPADNPQVMALLLVDEPVGIYYGGTVAAPVVKELFENILPYLGIEPKYTATELEMDGVGDYVVPSLVNKEVKDIKKMLQDDKVTLEILGEGDIIIEQFPLPGEKINKDSKIIVYVQ, from the coding sequence ATGCAAAAGGTTATGCTGCAAAATAAAAAGAGACTTTTATTTTTTTTATGTATTTTTACTTTTATGATAATTGGCTTAATTGGCCGTATTGCTTATCTGCAAATTTTCAAAGGGGATTATCTAAAACTTTTAGCAGATGAACTCCATATGAGAGAACGAGATATTCAACCCAAAAGAGGCACTATCTATGATAGAAATGGCGTGCCTTTAGCTGAAAGTGCATCTGTAGCTACTATAAGCGTCATACATAATCAAATTGATGATCCAGAAGAAGTAGCTAGGATTCTTTCAGAAAAGTTAGACATGGATTATGATACTGTACTAGAAAAGGTTAATAGAAATCTTGCTTTAGAACGTATTAAGACAGGTGTAGATATCGAAATAGCTAACGCTATTAGAGCTGAAAATCTCAGTGGTGTTATGATTGATGAAGATTATAAGCGTTATTACCCATTTAGTAATATGGCTTCACAAGTTCTTGGATTTGTAGGTAAAGATAATCAAGGAATTATTGGTTTAGAAGTCAAATACGATAAATATTTATACGGCATTAAAGGAAAAATATTAACTGAAACAGATGCAAGGGGTATTGAAATTGAAAACACAGCGGATAAACGTATTGATCCAATACCTGGGAATGAACTTTACATCAGTATTGATGTTATTATACAGCAGTATGCTGAACAACTTTTAGAGAAAGTTCTAGATCAAAAGGAAGCAACAAGGGGTACATTAATAGTTATGAATCCACAAAATGGTGAAATCTACGCATTAGCTAATAAACCAGATTTTGATCTAAATGAACCTTTCACCATAAACGATCCTGAATTAGAAGCGATTTGGTCTGGACTTACTAATGAGCAACAGTTCGATTATCTTAATAAGATGTGGCGGAATTTCGCTATTAATGATACTTATGAACCAGGATCTACTTTTAAAATAGTAACTGCATCATCAGCAATTGAAGAAGGTGTTGTAGCATTAGATGATACATTTAGTTGCCCAGGATTTCGAATTGTTGCAGATAGAAGAATTAGATGTCATAAGGCAGGGGGACATGGTACACAAACCTTTATAGAAGGCGTGCAGAATTCATGTAACCCTGTCTTTATGGATTTAGGAGAACGGCTTGGACCAGAAACATTTTATGATTATATGGTAGGTTTCGGTTTTAATGAGAAAACTGGTATTGATGTGCCAGGTGAAGCTGTTGGTATCATGCATGATGTGAAGAATGTGGGTCCGGTAGAATTGGCGACTACTTCATTTGGTCAATCTTTTCAAATTACGCCAATGCAATTATTGAGAGCTGGTGCAGCGATTGTCAATGGTGGAGAATTGATAACACCACACTTTGGTACTGCTATCGCCACACCAGAAGGCGAAGTTGTAAAAGTTCTTGAATACCCAACGGAAGATAGTCCTATATCTGAAGCAACTTCAAAGACAATGACTAATATTTTAGAAAGTGTTGTTGCTGAAGGTACGGGAAGGAGAACATACCTTCCTGGATATAAAATTGGTGGTAAAACTGCGACTTCAGAAAAGCTTCCTAGAAGTAGTAACAAATATATATCATCATTTCTTGGTTTTGCTCCAGCAGATAATCCACAAGTTATGGCATTGTTACTTGTGGATGAACCAGTCGGAATATATTATGGTGGTACTGTAGCAGCTCCAGTTGTAAAAGAATTGTTTGAAAATATTTTACCTTATTTGGGTATTGAACCAAAATATACTGCGACAGAATTGGAAATGGATGGCGTTGGAGATTATGTTGTTCCTTCCTTGGTAAATAAAGAGGTGAAAGATATTAAAAAAATGTTACAAGATGATAAAGTTACTCTTGAGATATTAGGAGAAGGTGATATAATAATAGAGCAATTTCCATTACCCGGAGAGAAGATTAATAAAGACAGTAAAATTATTGTTTACGTACAATAA
- the rsmH gene encoding 16S rRNA (cytosine(1402)-N(4))-methyltransferase RsmH, whose amino-acid sequence MEFKHTSVLLNECIDGLNIKSDGIYVDGTLGGAGHSKEICKHIDQGLLIGIDQDANAIQVASERLEEFTDHVKIVRSNFSEFKSVMDELDIEKVNGVLLDLGVSSHQLDEAERGFSYMQDAPLDMRMDQRKDISAKNIVNEYSEEQLNNIMWKYGEERWSKRIAQFIVQARKEKEIETTFELVDIIKRAVPKGARKDGPHPAKRTFQAIRIELNSELEILEGTIKDIVSRLDQGGRLCIITFHSLEDRIVKQTYRELQDPCTCPREFPICVCGKESMGKVITRKPILPSTEEIEMNPRSRSAKLRIFERR is encoded by the coding sequence ATGGAATTTAAACATACTTCAGTATTACTAAATGAATGTATAGATGGATTGAATATAAAATCCGATGGAATTTATGTTGACGGCACACTTGGTGGTGCAGGTCATTCGAAAGAAATATGCAAGCACATTGATCAAGGGTTATTAATTGGTATTGATCAAGATGCTAATGCAATTCAAGTAGCATCAGAACGATTAGAAGAATTTACTGATCATGTTAAAATAGTTAGATCCAACTTTAGTGAGTTCAAAAGTGTTATGGATGAACTTGATATTGAAAAAGTTAATGGTGTTTTATTGGATTTAGGTGTTTCATCTCATCAATTAGATGAAGCAGAAAGAGGATTCTCCTACATGCAAGATGCACCATTAGATATGCGAATGGATCAACGAAAAGATATTTCTGCAAAGAATATTGTAAATGAGTATTCTGAAGAGCAGTTAAATAATATTATGTGGAAATACGGAGAAGAACGTTGGAGTAAGCGTATAGCACAATTTATTGTACAAGCTCGAAAAGAAAAAGAGATAGAGACAACCTTTGAGCTAGTGGATATCATTAAGAGAGCTGTACCAAAAGGTGCTCGAAAAGATGGACCACATCCAGCAAAAAGAACTTTTCAGGCAATTCGTATTGAATTAAACAGTGAGTTGGAAATATTAGAAGGAACGATTAAAGATATAGTAAGTCGTTTAGATCAAGGCGGTCGCCTATGTATTATAACTTTCCATTCACTTGAAGATAGAATAGTCAAACAGACATACAGAGAATTACAAGACCCTTGTACTTGCCCACGTGAATTTCCAATCTGTGTTTGCGGGAAAGAATCAATGGGTAAAGTCATAACACGTAAACCAATTTTGCCTTCGACAGAAGAAATAGAAATGAACCCCAGATCTCGAAGTGCAAAATTAAGGATCTTCGAAAGAAGATAA
- a CDS encoding Spo0E family sporulation regulatory protein-aspartic acid phosphatase translates to MNTDMEMLRERLYDLIKKEAPYSDILEVSILLDQLIASHYCEFKGFISPNYTN, encoded by the coding sequence ATGAACACGGATATGGAAATGCTTAGGGAGCGTTTGTATGACCTCATAAAGAAGGAAGCACCGTATTCCGACATTTTGGAGGTCAGTATATTACTTGACCAATTAATTGCCTCCCATTACTGCGAATTTAAAGGTTTCATATCTCCAAATTACACTAACTGA
- the mraZ gene encoding division/cell wall cluster transcriptional repressor MraZ encodes MFIGEYKHTVDTKGRLIIPSKFREQLGENFIITKGLDECLFVYPIDEWKAFESKLKTLPLSNKNARKFVRFFLAGARECEIDKQGRTLLAANLREYATIEKEVFLIGVSNRVEIWSKDQWNAYNNVEDFDPTELAEAMEELGI; translated from the coding sequence ATGTTTATAGGTGAATACAAACATACAGTGGATACAAAAGGAAGGCTAATCATTCCTTCCAAGTTCAGAGAACAACTAGGTGAAAACTTTATTATAACCAAAGGTTTGGATGAATGTCTGTTTGTTTACCCTATTGATGAATGGAAAGCATTTGAGTCTAAATTAAAAACCTTACCACTATCCAATAAGAATGCACGTAAATTTGTCCGATTTTTCCTAGCAGGTGCTAGAGAATGCGAAATTGATAAACAAGGACGTACGCTACTTGCAGCAAACTTAAGAGAATATGCAACCATTGAAAAGGAAGTATTCTTAATTGGTGTTTCAAATAGAGTTGAGATATGGAGTAAAGACCAATGGAATGCATATAATAATGTTGAAGATTTCGATCCTACTGAATTAGCAGAAGCGATGGAAGAACTAGGAATTTAA
- the murD gene encoding UDP-N-acetylmuramoyl-L-alanine--D-glutamate ligase, with protein sequence MELRNRRVLVIGMARSGISAAIFTKKQGAHVTVYDSKNETVLEESIKELKKYEIAIQCGKKNIDNLLDFELMILSPGVPTDLSFIKEAKQVNIPVIGEVELAYQFCKSDIIGITGTNGKTTTTSLVGQIVTSYDSGSQIVGNIGIPFTSQLDKLDQGHFAVAELSSFQLETIKDFRCRVSAVLNISPDHLNRHKTLENYIEAKKNVFRNQSNEDICVLNYNDLECRKMAKESPAKVIFFSYEMELNEGVYFKDNHIMLSTGEMKTEVCRVEDLNILGRHSVENAMAAVAICFYAGIPINHIREQLIQFEAVEHRIEYVSTINGVRYYNDSKATNPDAAIKGLDAMQWPTVLIGGGMDKDSDFTDWVNGFEGKVKQLIVFGETADQIISTAKKIDFSKVIKVHNLEEAVSKAYMYADKGDCVLLSPACASWDMFNSFEERGDLFKKLVLDLKG encoded by the coding sequence ATGGAACTAAGGAATAGACGAGTTCTTGTTATTGGTATGGCAAGAAGCGGGATAAGTGCTGCTATATTTACAAAGAAACAAGGAGCTCATGTTACTGTATATGATTCAAAAAATGAGACAGTGTTAGAGGAATCAATTAAAGAATTAAAGAAGTATGAAATTGCCATTCAATGTGGCAAGAAAAATATTGATAACTTACTTGATTTTGAACTGATGATTCTAAGTCCCGGTGTACCAACTGACTTGTCTTTTATTAAAGAAGCTAAGCAAGTTAATATACCTGTTATTGGTGAAGTAGAATTAGCTTATCAATTCTGTAAAAGTGATATTATTGGCATCACAGGTACAAATGGTAAGACGACTACTACAAGTTTAGTAGGTCAAATTGTGACTTCATATGATTCAGGCAGTCAGATCGTAGGAAATATAGGGATTCCATTCACAAGCCAATTGGATAAGCTGGATCAAGGACATTTTGCAGTTGCAGAATTAAGTAGTTTTCAATTAGAAACCATTAAGGACTTTAGGTGTAGAGTAAGTGCAGTTTTGAACATTTCTCCAGATCACCTAAATCGTCATAAAACCCTTGAGAATTATATAGAAGCGAAGAAGAATGTCTTTAGAAATCAAAGTAATGAAGATATATGTGTTCTTAATTATAATGATTTAGAATGTCGGAAGATGGCAAAAGAGTCACCAGCGAAAGTAATATTCTTTTCTTATGAGATGGAGTTAAACGAGGGAGTCTATTTTAAAGATAACCATATAATGTTATCTACAGGTGAAATGAAAACAGAAGTTTGTAGAGTTGAAGATCTCAATATACTTGGTCGCCATAGTGTAGAAAATGCTATGGCAGCAGTTGCAATTTGTTTTTACGCAGGTATACCAATTAATCATATAAGAGAGCAACTCATTCAATTTGAAGCTGTAGAACATCGTATCGAATATGTTTCAACTATAAATGGTGTTCGTTATTATAATGACTCCAAGGCTACTAATCCAGATGCTGCTATCAAAGGTCTTGATGCAATGCAATGGCCGACGGTCTTAATTGGCGGAGGGATGGATAAGGACAGCGATTTTACTGATTGGGTAAACGGGTTTGAAGGAAAAGTTAAGCAACTTATTGTTTTTGGTGAAACTGCAGATCAAATCATTTCTACAGCTAAGAAGATAGACTTTTCAAAAGTTATTAAGGTACATAATTTAGAGGAAGCTGTATCAAAAGCTTATATGTATGCAGATAAAGGAGATTGTGTGCTATTATCACCAGCTTGTGCAAGTTGGGATATGTTTAATAGCTTTGAAGAAAGAGGGGATTTGTTCAAAAAGCTTGTTCTTGATTTAAAGGGGTGA